One Salmo salar chromosome ssa01, Ssal_v3.1, whole genome shotgun sequence DNA window includes the following coding sequences:
- the LOC106598466 gene encoding ATP-dependent RNA helicase TDRD9, producing MKKAITAEQITEWFTLGTQFANILITDEVPKEVKLEESSIQSPAKAPQQQGSPNRDDSDGGLRNKTGKPDFLASVPPPPLATYEYPSLPITKNRQELISLIENNSVVIIRGATGSGKTTMLPQFILDYYSEKNAPCNLVVTQPRKIGASSIARWVARERKCTLGSLVGYQVGLEKMVTEHTRLIYMTTGVLLQKLVGAKSLTEYSHIFIDEVHERTEELDFLLLVVRKLLHSNSRFIKVILMSATINCREFAEYFGTPIRSQMNPAYVFEVEGAPYAIEEFYLDDLCSLIPYRVDTRRPDDPYITVEMYNVAVSLIQSFDELEAKDQSSRTAREGGLSLPDRGSVLVFLPGLGEIHYMQEALSKLVRKRLQVYPLHSSVTLEEQNGVFLVPVPGYRKIILSTNIAESSVTVPDVKYVIDFCLARHMVCDKETRYQSLRLTWASKTNCNQRRGRAGRVSKGYCYRLVTKEFWRNEIPDYVVPEMVRAPLANIMLKVKLLDMGDPRSLLSTALSPPHLNDIERTILQLKEMGALSVGNDGQSQKRFDGELTFLGRILAHLPVDLHLGKMIVLGHVFGCLEECLIIAASLSLKSFFAMPSLQQLAGYRSKLSFAHGVQSDSIAFVNAFKAWHTSRSKGELRHPKSELEWGKENCIQIKRIREVAELYEDLKERVSQFNMHVIENPAPMDYSSLHKQRFILQVVIAGAYYPNYFSQGEMDEELASKDLSGHDPKKTVLVRNLPPYSFLYYKQLQSLFRQCGQVKSIAFDGSRGHVEFYRTTTRGSGVLPEVLLALLLAHQRHPLDLFVHPSDEVENFAGNRTICHMRYARVNVDFQNNSVYPVGLLSSTIDPDKLPSNPIFMVNITEVVEVGHFWGFQADDASMEKQRHLTAEINSHELCPLPVSLYPNLLCLAPFSEGDEQGLYYRAKILHVCGSSVEVFFLDFGNTTLVSCSCLRKLPADIMAHPFQAQEFQISGMRPSAQSMILGDQWSSRARNRFITLVNGHPLIVSLFSILHGVMRVELLINTDTVTSSVADIMMQEGHAIKAEESFESKQIHDVLVSLYKDLQDGTFTPNATSSSWKTSKEEEKQLIDSLLQSFAKTSQSSLKSKVRVHGPSSPHKVNFHSFSNVSDYRSVFIEKDSINSVALNDSPQDGHQRMLVAGSVSVSATGAQILLKETTLMPHIHGLPALITMLFTPAIELRTNEERTSYTGALCGLGWNVQSQAAALPEHDMELAFDVKFDVEDITEINALRGAINRLVCEGPNGPLHLGPDRINTLQEDCRERLVSLFIKSPPREDLVPVYHEEPKQWNQVDPSQKMEIVQKEDGKSKGVLFQLHPVTLLNI from the exons CTCATCTCTCTGATTGAAAACAACTCAGTGGTGATCATCCGTGGAGCCACAGGCAGTGGGAAGACTACCATGCTGCCCCAGTTCATCCTGGACTACTACAGCGAGAAGAATGCCCCTTGTAACCTCGTGGTCACCCAGCCTCGCAAAATAGGCGCCAGCAGCATCGCCCGATGGGTCGCCAGAGAGCGCAAGTGCACCCTGGGTAGTCTGGTTGGATACCAG GTGGGCCTGGAGAAGATGGTCACTGAACACACAAGACTCATCTACATGACCACTGGGGTGCTGCTGCAGAAACTGGTCGGAGCAAAGAGTCTGACTGAGTACTCCCACATCTTCATAGATGAG GTCCATGAGCGGACAGAGGAGCTGGACTTCCTTCTGTTGGTTGTGAGGAAGCTCCTCCATTCCAACTCTCGTTTCATCAAG GTCATCCTCATGTCAGCCACCATCAACTGCAGGGAGTTTGCAGAGTACTTTGGCACCCCTATCCGCAGCCAGATGAACCCAGCCTATGTGTTTGAGGTGGAGGGGGCTCCCTACGCCATCGAGGAGTTCTACCTGGATGACCTCTGCAGCCTGATTCCCtacaga GTGGATACCCGTCGTCCAGATGACCCTTACATCACTGTGGAGATGTACAACGTGGCTGTCAGCCTTATCCAGAGCTTTGACGAGCTAGAGGCCAAAGATCAGAG CAGTAGGACTGCGAGGGAGGGAGGCCTGTCTCTGCCAGACCGGGGCAGTGTGCTGGTGTTCCTCCCTGGTCTGGGTGAGATCCACTACATGCAGGAGGCTTTGTCCAAGCTGGTGCGCAAGAG GCTGCAGGTgtaccctctccactcctctgtcaCTCTGGAGGAGCAGAATGGGGTGTTTCTGGTGCCTGTCCCAGGATACAGGAAG ATCATCCTCTCCACCAACATAGCAGAGAGCTCTGTTACGGTCCCAGATGTCAAATATG TGATTGATTTCTGTCTGGCACGACACATGGTCTGTGACAAAGAGACCCGTTACCAGTCCCTCCGCCTCACCTGGGCCTCCAAGACCAACTGCAACCAGCGTAGAG GCAGGGCTGGGCGAGTGTCTAAGGGCTACTGTTACCGGCTGGTGACCAAGGAGTTCTGGAGGAATGAGATCCCAGACTATGTGGTTCCTGAGATGGTG CGTGCCCCCCTGGCCAACATCATGCTGAAGGTGAAGCTTCTGGACATGGGGGACCCCCGCTCCCTCCTCTCCACTGCTCTCTCACCCCCCCACCTCAATGACATTGAGAGGACCATACTCCAGCTCAAAGAG atGGGTGCACTGTCTGTGGGGAACGATGGTCAAAGCCAGAAGCGTTTTGATGGAGAACTGACGTTTCTGGGTCGGATCCTGGCTCACCTGCCTGTGGACCTGCACCTAGGGAAGATGATCGTGCTCGGCCACGTCTTTGGCTGTCTGGAGGAGTGCCTCATCATAG ccgcctctctgtctctgaagaGCTTCTTTGCCATGCCCTCCCTGCAGCAGCTGGCAGGGTACAG GAGCAAGCTGTCGTTCGCACACGGTGTGCAGAGTGATTCCATTGCTTTTGTCAACGCATTCAAGGCTTGGCACACGTCCAGAAGCAAAGGAGAGTTGAGGCACCCAAAG TCCGAGCTGGAGTGGGGCAAGGAGAACTGCATCCAGATCAAGAGGATCAGAGAG GTGGCCGAGCTCTATGAGGACCTGAAGGAGAGAGTGTCCCAGTTCAACATGCATGTGATTGAGAACCCAGCGCCAATGGACTACTCCAGCCTTCACAAGCAGAGGTTCATCCTGCAG GTGGTTATCGCTGGTGCCTACTACCCTAACTACTTTTCTCAAGGGGAAATGGATGAAGAGCTGGCCTCCAAAGACCTGTCAGGCCATGATCCCAAAAAAACTGTGCTG GTGAGGAACCTGCCCCCCTACAGTTTCCTGTACTACAAGCAGCTGCAGTCCCTGTTCCGCCAGTGTGGCCAGGTCAAGTCCATAGCCTTCGATGGATCCAG aGGGCATGTAGAGTTCTACCGGACGACAACCCGGGGGTCGGGGGTGCTCCCTGAGGTGTTACTGGCCCTCCTCCTGGCCCACCAGAGGCATCCTCTGGACCTGTTTGTGCATCCCAGTGACGAGGTGGAGAACTTTGCGGGGAACAGGACCATCTGCCACATGCGATACGCTCG TGTGAATGTGGACTTCCAGAACAACTCGGTCTACCCAGTGGGGTTGCTGAGCAGCACCATCGACCCAGACAAGCTGCCCTCTAACCCCATCTTCATGGTCAACATCACAGAG GTGGTGGAGGTGGGCCACTTCTGGGGCTTCCAGGCGGACGATGCCAGCATGGAGAAGCAGCGCCATCTGACAGCGGAGATTAATTCTCATGAGCTGTGTCcacttcctgtctccctctacccaaACCTGCTGTGCCTGGCACCTTTCTCAGAGGGCGACGAGCAGGGCCTCTACTACCGTGCCAAGATCCTGCATGTCTGCGGCAGCTCTGTGGAG GTTTTCTTTCTGGACTTTGGAAACACCACTCTGGTGTCGTGTAGCTGCCTGAGGAAGCTACCTGCTGATATCATGGCCCACCCATTCCAG GCCCAGGAGTTCCAGATCTCTGGGATGCGTCCATCGGCCCAGTCCATGATCCTTGGGGACCAGTGGAGCAGCCGCGCCCGCAACCGCTTCATCACGTTGGTGAACGGCCACCCGCTCATAGTCTCCCTGTTCTCCATCCTACACGGCGTCATGCGCGTGGAGCTGCTCATCAACACCGACACGGTCACCTCCAGCGTGGCTGACATCATGATGCAGGAGGGACACGCCATCAAGGCCGAGGAGAGCTTTGAGTCCAAG CAGATCCACGACGTGCTGGTGTCTCTGTACAAAGACCTGCAGGACGGCACCTTCACTCCCAACGCTACCAGCAGCTCCTGGAAGACTAgcaaggaggaggagaagcagcTAATTGACAGCCTGCTCCAGTCCTTTGCCAAGACCAGCCAGTCCTCTCTGAAGAGCAAG GTTCGTGTGCATGGCCCATCCAGTCCTCACAAAGTCAACTTCCACAGCTTTAGCAACGTCAGCGACTACAG GTCGGTGTTCATAGAGAAGGACAGCATCAACTCTGTTGCGTTGAATGACAGTCCTCAGGACGGCCATCAGCGGATGCTGGTGGCTGGCTCCGTGTCTGTCAGTGCAACAG GTGCACAGATTCTACTGAAGGAGACCACATTGATGCCTCACATCCACGGCCTGCCTGCACTCATCACCATGCTCTTCACCCCTGCCATAGAGCTACG CACCAACGAGGAGAGGACCAGCTACACTGGTGCCCTCTGTGGTCTGGGGTGGAACGTCCAGTCTCAGGCAGCTGCCCTGCCTGAACATGACATGGAGCTCGCCTTTGATGTCAAATTCGATGTAGAGGACATCACCGAG ATCAATGCGTTGCGTGGTGCCATTAACCGTCTGGTTTGTGAGGGGCCCAACGGTCCTCTGCACCTGGGGCCTGACAGGATCAACACCCTGCAGGAGGACTGCCGCGAACGCCTCGTCAGTCTGTTTATAAAGTCACCCCCTCGAGAAGACCTTGTTCCTGTGTACCATGAGGAACCAAAGCAATGGAACCAG GTGGATCCCAGTCAGAAGATGGAGATTGTCCAAAAGGAAGATGGAAAGAGCAAAGGGGTCCTGTTTCAGCTACACCCCGTCACACTGCTCAACATATGA
- the LOC106598511 gene encoding reticulon-1-A isoform X2 yields the protein MQSTADGTKKECSWSSWKGQAIDLLYWRNVKQSGAVFGSVLLLLFSLTQFSVVSVGAYLALAALSASISFRIYKSVLQAVQKTDEGHPFKSYLEVEISLSQDQIGNYADKALLYANTCMKELRRLFLVQDLIDSLKFAVLMWLLTYVGALFNGLTLLILAVVSMFSMPIVYEKHQAQIDQYVGLIRTQVNSVVGKIQAKIPGAKRKEE from the exons ATGCAGTCCACTGCAGACGGTACCAAGAAGGAGTGCTCCTGGAGCAGCTGGAAAGGCCAGG ccATTGACCTGCTCTACTGGAGGAACGTGAAGCAGTCTGGAGCTGTGTTCGGTAGCGTGCTCCTGCTGCTCTTCTCTCTGACCCAGTTCAGTGTGGTCAGTGTGGGAGCCTACTTAGCCCTGGCCGCCCTCTCTGCCAGCATCAGCTTCAGGATCTACAAGTCTGTGCTTCAGGCTGTGCAGAAGACCGATGAAGGACACCCGTTCAA ATCCTATCTGGAAGTGGAGATCTCTCTGTCCCAGGATCAGATTGGTAATTATGCTGACAAGGCTCTGCTCTACGCCAACACCTGTATGAAGGAGCTCCGTAGGCTTTTCCTGGTCCAGGACCTCATCGACTCACTGAAG TTTGCTGTGCTGATGTGGCTGCTGACCTATGTGGGCGCTCTCTTCAATGGCCTGACTCTGCTTATTCTAG CCGTGGTGTCCATGTTTAGCATGCCCATTGTCTATGAGAAACACCAG GCACAGATTGACCAATATGTTGGACTAATACGGACCCAAGTGAACTCTGTAGTGGGGAA GATCCAGGCGAAGATCCCCGGGGCCaagcgaaaggaagagtag
- the LOC106598511 gene encoding reticulon-1-A isoform X3: MGAAAIDLLYWRNVKQSGAVFGSVLLLLFSLTQFSVVSVGAYLALAALSASISFRIYKSVLQAVQKTDEGHPFKSYLEVEISLSQDQIGNYADKALLYANTCMKELRRLFLVQDLIDSLKFAVLMWLLTYVGALFNGLTLLILAVVSMFSMPIVYEKHQAQIDQYVGLIRTQVNSVVGKIQAKIPGAKRKEE, from the exons ATGGGAGCCGCAG ccATTGACCTGCTCTACTGGAGGAACGTGAAGCAGTCTGGAGCTGTGTTCGGTAGCGTGCTCCTGCTGCTCTTCTCTCTGACCCAGTTCAGTGTGGTCAGTGTGGGAGCCTACTTAGCCCTGGCCGCCCTCTCTGCCAGCATCAGCTTCAGGATCTACAAGTCTGTGCTTCAGGCTGTGCAGAAGACCGATGAAGGACACCCGTTCAA ATCCTATCTGGAAGTGGAGATCTCTCTGTCCCAGGATCAGATTGGTAATTATGCTGACAAGGCTCTGCTCTACGCCAACACCTGTATGAAGGAGCTCCGTAGGCTTTTCCTGGTCCAGGACCTCATCGACTCACTGAAG TTTGCTGTGCTGATGTGGCTGCTGACCTATGTGGGCGCTCTCTTCAATGGCCTGACTCTGCTTATTCTAG CCGTGGTGTCCATGTTTAGCATGCCCATTGTCTATGAGAAACACCAG GCACAGATTGACCAATATGTTGGACTAATACGGACCCAAGTGAACTCTGTAGTGGGGAA GATCCAGGCGAAGATCCCCGGGGCCaagcgaaaggaagagtag